The Streptomyces sp. R28 region CCGGCGGCTGGAAGGGCCAGGCGGCCCAGTCGTACCGCCAGCTGCAGGACCGCTGGAACGCGGACGCGAAGAGGATGACCGACATCCTCAACGACATCAAGGAAGCCGTGGACTCCACGCGGAGCAACTACTCCGCGTCGGAAGAGCAGCAGAACTCCGAGATCAGCAAGATCATGTCCGACTTCGGCTGATCAAGCCGCTCGGTCCGAAGTTCTTCGGCTCCATCCGATT contains the following coding sequences:
- a CDS encoding WXG100 family type VII secretion target → MAGQFRVTEDELTKLSGDINTVNGQLQGEIRRLNGVIDQIAGGWKGQAAQSYRQLQDRWNADAKRMTDILNDIKEAVDSTRSNYSASEEQQNSEISKIMSDFG